The proteins below are encoded in one region of Peribacillus muralis:
- a CDS encoding sensor histidine kinase, with product MIKSNKISMKLLSMVTIIMVIVFGASYLLNNYFLSDYYLYKMKQKITSTYDEINERSISEIKESKSSTENTNNVTIVIIENKGNIDDLNERMQFSLYKEKIPLNKFWMTEDTLKKVSEGIPVKQLYNQGKIKSSLLTLLYEQEGHLVLIGSVIAHNSDAMKIINQLYFYSIVFGTIITLLLVAYYSKKIITPLEKLKSVAKDIANLDFKQVNIRSGDEIEDLSHSINEMSSRLKNAHLQLEQKNQQLNSLVSNISHEVKTPLSLIQAYTVGIKDGLDDGTYTNVILEQVKNTSDMVDHLIMLAKVQALDINTETFDLRAFIQQLIVHYKILLSNKGMEVRDDLASAEKCMVKADKSQMDIVFNNLIGNAIKYGEGAFFFLTLNNETDGSLRFEIINKTTVVKAEHLHNIWDSFYVIEESRNKEMSGTGLGLAIVANILDKNDLRYEATLKGENIHFTIWFETQ from the coding sequence ATGATAAAGAGCAATAAAATAAGCATGAAGCTATTATCAATGGTCACCATCATCATGGTTATCGTTTTCGGTGCATCCTATTTATTGAACAACTATTTCCTTTCTGATTATTATTTGTATAAGATGAAACAAAAAATCACATCGACTTATGATGAAATAAATGAACGGAGTATCAGTGAAATAAAGGAGAGTAAAAGTTCCACTGAAAATACTAACAATGTCACGATTGTCATCATCGAAAACAAAGGGAATATCGATGATTTGAATGAGCGTATGCAATTTAGTCTATATAAAGAGAAAATTCCATTGAACAAGTTTTGGATGACCGAAGATACTTTGAAAAAAGTAAGCGAGGGCATTCCAGTCAAACAGCTTTATAACCAAGGGAAAATTAAATCCAGTTTACTTACCCTATTATATGAGCAGGAAGGGCATCTGGTTTTAATCGGGTCAGTGATTGCCCATAATTCCGATGCCATGAAAATTATCAATCAATTGTATTTTTACTCCATCGTTTTCGGGACCATCATAACTTTATTGTTGGTTGCTTATTATTCCAAAAAAATCATTACTCCATTGGAAAAGCTGAAAAGCGTGGCAAAAGATATTGCCAATTTGGACTTTAAACAAGTAAATATAAGGTCAGGTGATGAAATAGAGGATTTATCTCACAGTATCAATGAAATGAGCTCTCGCTTAAAAAATGCTCATCTGCAATTGGAACAGAAAAATCAACAGTTAAATTCATTGGTATCTAACATATCCCATGAAGTGAAAACTCCTTTATCCTTAATACAAGCCTATACAGTCGGTATAAAGGATGGGCTTGATGATGGTACATATACGAATGTAATTCTAGAGCAGGTGAAGAATACTTCTGATATGGTAGATCACTTAATAATGCTTGCTAAAGTGCAGGCACTGGATATTAACACGGAAACTTTTGATCTAAGAGCGTTTATTCAGCAGCTAATTGTTCATTATAAAATCTTATTGAGTAATAAAGGCATGGAAGTACGCGATGATTTGGCCTCAGCCGAGAAATGCATGGTAAAAGCGGATAAAAGCCAAATGGACATCGTGTTCAACAACCTCATTGGTAATGCGATCAAGTATGGGGAAGGAGCCTTTTTTTTCTTAACACTGAACAATGAAACAGACGGCAGCTTGAGGTTTGAAATTATCAATAAAACGACGGTAGTAAAAGCTGAACATTTACATAATATTTGGGATTCTTTTTATGTGATAGAAGAATCGAGGAATAAGGAAATGTCCGGAACGGGTCTGGGCCTGGCAATCGTCGCCAATATATTGGATAAAAATGATTTAAGATACGAAGCAACTTTAAAAGGGGAGAATATTCACTTTACGATCTGGTTTGAAACACAGTAA
- a CDS encoding metal-sensitive transcriptional regulator, with the protein MIEEECCTTSSNGRKSHHSDAVKKNLTTRLNRIEGQIRGIKGLIEKDTYCDDVITQIAATQSAMNSVAKILLEGHLRNCVVERLNEGDTEVIDEVLVTIQKLMKK; encoded by the coding sequence ATGATTGAAGAAGAATGCTGCACGACCTCTTCCAATGGCCGTAAAAGTCATCACTCAGATGCAGTAAAAAAGAATTTAACGACCCGGTTAAATCGGATTGAAGGTCAAATTCGAGGTATTAAGGGTCTGATCGAAAAAGATACGTACTGTGATGATGTAATTACCCAGATAGCTGCCACTCAAAGCGCAATGAATAGTGTTGCCAAGATATTATTGGAGGGGCATTTAAGGAATTGCGTCGTGGAGCGGCTGAATGAAGGCGATACAGAGGTCATAGATGAAGTGCTTGTTACGATACAAAAATTAATGAAGAAATAA
- a CDS encoding glycoside hydrolase family 5 protein encodes MKILLAIILTLMVLFVSGCSGMHKEKDDEAQLIADNSSEKIGFWNKQKRGANFMNSKSLPENYKAAKQYNIEFIRLAPDKWAKDHDFLFNDKPDVQPERDFLIGSANDYKGIDEEDFAELKADLDAAYERGSKVVLTVLSLPGNRWRQFNHYENDDRIWKDTKYHEQSAAFWRDLAQRLKNHPAVIGYNLINEPHPETASGFKDFWTEDYREWYNKVENTAADLNALYKTIVNSVRTVDKETPIILNSGLYATPWAFEYLKPINDDKVLYAFHMYEPYEMTSQNKRKGFTYKYPGTVVVGERKTEKLFNKNALEEFLEPVLKWSKQNNIPANRIIVEEFGINRLVEGSDRYMADLISIFNKHGWHWAFYAFREDTWEGMDYQLGNKAPKWEYWEALENGEKQNREEIEVKNPIWDVLEKELRRE; translated from the coding sequence ATGAAAATTTTGCTAGCCATTATATTGACATTGATGGTACTATTCGTCTCGGGCTGCAGTGGGATGCATAAGGAGAAAGACGATGAAGCACAATTAATTGCTGACAACTCAAGTGAAAAGATTGGGTTTTGGAATAAACAGAAAAGAGGTGCGAATTTCATGAATTCCAAATCTTTACCGGAAAACTATAAAGCGGCAAAGCAATATAATATAGAATTTATTCGTTTGGCTCCGGATAAATGGGCAAAGGATCATGATTTCCTGTTTAATGACAAACCTGATGTTCAACCTGAAAGAGATTTTCTGATAGGCAGTGCAAATGATTACAAAGGCATCGATGAGGAGGATTTTGCAGAGTTAAAGGCAGATCTCGATGCTGCGTATGAACGGGGATCAAAAGTTGTCCTGACAGTTCTTAGTCTGCCCGGCAACCGATGGCGACAGTTCAATCATTATGAAAATGATGATCGGATTTGGAAGGATACTAAATATCATGAACAATCCGCAGCATTTTGGAGAGATTTAGCGCAAAGGTTGAAGAATCACCCGGCTGTGATCGGGTATAATTTGATTAATGAGCCACATCCCGAAACAGCTTCTGGATTCAAGGATTTCTGGACGGAAGATTACCGTGAATGGTATAACAAAGTGGAAAATACAGCAGCCGATTTAAATGCATTATATAAAACCATTGTCAATTCCGTTCGTACGGTGGATAAAGAAACACCCATAATCCTAAATTCAGGACTATATGCCACACCATGGGCATTTGAATATTTAAAACCAATTAACGATGATAAGGTTCTTTATGCATTCCATATGTATGAACCATATGAAATGACAAGTCAAAATAAGAGAAAAGGATTTACCTATAAATATCCAGGTACGGTGGTAGTTGGAGAACGGAAAACGGAGAAATTGTTTAATAAAAATGCATTAGAGGAGTTCTTAGAACCTGTATTGAAATGGTCAAAACAAAACAACATACCAGCTAATCGAATCATCGTTGAAGAATTTGGCATAAATCGTTTAGTGGAAGGCTCAGATAGATATATGGCTGACCTAATCTCCATTTTCAATAAACATGGATGGCATTGGGCCTTTTATGCATTCCGTGAAGATACTTGGGAGGGAATGGATTATCAACTCGGGAATAAGGCACCAAAATGGGAATATTGGGAAGCTCTGGAGAATGGAGAAAAGCAAAACCGAGAAGAAATAGAAGTGAAAAATCCGATTTGGGATGTGTTGGAAAAAGAACTGAGGCGGGAATAA
- the copZ gene encoding copper chaperone CopZ, with product MEKVTLNVSGMSCGHCVNAVEGNVGKLDGVESVNVHLDSGKVDIAFDLDKVSLGKIKETIDDQGYDVE from the coding sequence ATGGAAAAAGTAACATTGAATGTAAGTGGAATGTCTTGTGGTCATTGTGTCAACGCTGTTGAAGGGAATGTAGGAAAACTGGATGGTGTGGAAAGTGTGAACGTGCATTTGGATTCGGGTAAAGTGGATATAGCGTTTGATCTTGATAAAGTATCACTTGGAAAAATTAAAGAAACGATTGATGATCAGGGTTATGATGTCGAGTAA
- a CDS encoding response regulator transcription factor: MKILIADDEKGLTAILKTYFEKEGFNVYVAYDGEQALNLFFSNKIDLVVLDWMMPKLNGMEVCAEIKKMSLVKVVMLTARSSNDDEFRALDIGADEYIRKPFDPRILMIRVKKMLGLEKTVAIRDLKMDFPRMKVYRNGNEVKLYKKEFELLTFLYKNKGRILSRDTLLTMVWGMSYIGEERTVDTHINRLRDKIGADNILTHRGLGYSFHDKEQ, encoded by the coding sequence ATGAAAATTTTGATAGCTGATGATGAGAAGGGATTGACAGCCATATTGAAGACTTATTTTGAGAAGGAAGGATTCAATGTGTATGTTGCATACGATGGTGAACAGGCTTTGAATCTCTTCTTCTCCAATAAAATCGATTTGGTTGTGTTGGATTGGATGATGCCAAAATTAAACGGTATGGAAGTCTGCGCCGAAATAAAGAAAATGAGTTTAGTGAAGGTTGTGATGCTTACAGCAAGATCATCCAATGATGATGAATTCCGTGCACTGGATATTGGTGCCGATGAGTATATACGGAAACCATTTGACCCAAGAATTTTGATGATTAGAGTTAAAAAAATGCTTGGTCTGGAAAAAACAGTCGCGATCAGGGATTTAAAAATGGATTTCCCAAGAATGAAAGTATACAGAAATGGTAATGAGGTCAAGCTTTACAAAAAAGAGTTTGAATTGCTGACATTTTTGTATAAGAATAAAGGTCGGATTTTGTCCCGTGATACGCTGTTAACGATGGTATGGGGAATGAGCTATATAGGGGAAGAGAGAACGGTCGACACACACATTAATAGATTGCGTGACAAGATTGGTGCTGATAATATCCTCACGCATAGGGGATTGGGGTATAGCTTTCATGATAAAGAGCAATAA
- a CDS encoding heavy metal translocating P-type ATPase translates to MSDSMKETSMQISGMTCAACANRIEKGLNRLEGVKEATVNLALEKSVVKYDAEMISDTDIEMKIQDLGYDVVKEKREFTITGMTCAACATRIEKGLNKLDGVSKANVNLALEHATVEYAPSEITPADIIQRVEKLGYGAIIKEDYRESADFRQKEIQRQKKRFIFSIMLSFPLLWAMVSHFRLTSFIYMPDFLMNPWVQMAFATPVQFIIGKQFYVGAYKALKNKSANMDVLVAMGTSAAYFFSVYQAIISVGSHHHAAQLYFETSSILITLILLGKLFEAKAKGRSSEAIKKLMGLQAKTALVLRNGEEREIPLEEVLVGDLVLVKPGEKIPVDGEVVEGNSAVDESMLTGESIPVDKTIGAIVIGSTLNKNGYLKMKATKIGKDTALSQIIKVVEDAQGSKAPIQRLADRISGVFVPIVVGIALITFLVWIIWVNPGVFTSAFEAMIAVLVIACPCALGLATPTSIMAGSGRAAEFGILFKAGEHLETTHRIDTVILDKTGTVTNGTPVLTNVIVGNGMEEEEFLSLIGAAEKQSEHPLAEAIVQGVQARKIALSDVREFEAIPGYGVKAVVKQNMLLVGTRKLMKRNNVDIASAEAVMEELEAQGKTAMIASIEGEYAGIIAVADTIKETSLDAIARLKAMDIEVIMITGDNQRTANAIGNQVGIDQVIAEVLPEGKAEEVKKLQNSGKKVAMVGDGINDAPALALADIGMAIGTGTDIAMEAADITLIRGDLNSIADAILMSRKTMRNIKQNLFWAFAYNVIGIPIAAIGLLAPWLAGAAMAFSSVSVVLNALRLQRVKL, encoded by the coding sequence ATGAGCGATTCCATGAAGGAAACGAGTATGCAAATTTCAGGGATGACTTGCGCTGCTTGTGCTAACCGAATTGAAAAAGGGTTAAACAGGCTGGAAGGCGTTAAGGAAGCTACCGTTAATTTGGCTTTGGAGAAGTCAGTCGTTAAATACGACGCTGAAATGATAAGCGATACCGATATTGAAATGAAAATCCAAGATCTTGGCTACGATGTCGTAAAAGAGAAAAGGGAATTCACGATTACAGGCATGACCTGTGCTGCCTGTGCAACGCGAATAGAAAAAGGGTTGAATAAATTGGACGGCGTGAGCAAGGCCAATGTGAACTTGGCGCTCGAACATGCCACCGTTGAATATGCTCCTTCAGAAATCACTCCGGCTGATATCATACAAAGAGTCGAAAAGCTTGGGTATGGAGCGATCATAAAGGAAGATTATAGGGAATCAGCTGATTTCCGCCAAAAGGAAATTCAAAGGCAAAAGAAAAGGTTCATCTTTTCGATCATGTTATCGTTTCCGTTGTTATGGGCAATGGTGAGTCATTTCAGGCTTACTTCGTTTATCTATATGCCTGATTTCCTCATGAATCCATGGGTGCAAATGGCATTCGCCACACCTGTACAATTCATCATAGGAAAGCAGTTTTATGTAGGGGCGTATAAGGCATTGAAAAATAAAAGTGCCAATATGGATGTTTTAGTCGCAATGGGTACATCGGCAGCTTATTTTTTTAGTGTCTATCAGGCCATCATTTCAGTTGGGTCCCATCACCATGCGGCACAGCTTTATTTTGAAACAAGTTCCATTCTGATTACCCTCATTCTATTAGGGAAGCTTTTCGAAGCAAAAGCAAAAGGCCGTTCCTCCGAGGCTATCAAAAAGCTGATGGGTCTCCAGGCAAAGACGGCTTTGGTGCTAAGGAATGGAGAGGAGCGGGAAATTCCCCTTGAAGAAGTGCTCGTAGGTGATCTCGTTTTGGTGAAGCCAGGTGAAAAAATCCCTGTGGATGGGGAAGTCGTCGAAGGGAACTCAGCCGTCGATGAATCCATGTTAACGGGAGAAAGCATTCCAGTCGATAAAACGATCGGTGCTATAGTGATTGGTTCTACCTTGAATAAAAATGGTTATTTGAAAATGAAAGCAACAAAGATCGGCAAGGATACAGCTCTTTCCCAAATCATTAAAGTCGTTGAAGATGCTCAAGGTTCGAAAGCTCCCATTCAGAGGCTTGCTGACAGAATTTCCGGAGTGTTTGTTCCTATCGTTGTCGGGATAGCCCTTATAACTTTCCTCGTATGGATCATTTGGGTGAATCCTGGCGTCTTTACATCAGCTTTTGAAGCGATGATTGCGGTGCTCGTCATAGCCTGTCCCTGTGCTTTAGGTTTGGCAACGCCAACTTCCATCATGGCTGGATCAGGGCGGGCTGCAGAATTCGGAATCCTCTTTAAAGCAGGGGAGCATCTGGAAACGACGCATCGTATCGATACGGTCATTTTGGATAAGACGGGTACGGTAACGAATGGAACCCCGGTGCTGACTAATGTCATCGTCGGGAATGGCATGGAGGAAGAAGAATTCCTCTCACTTATCGGTGCAGCTGAAAAGCAATCTGAACATCCACTTGCCGAAGCAATCGTCCAAGGAGTTCAAGCAAGAAAGATAGCACTTTCCGACGTTAGGGAGTTTGAAGCAATACCTGGTTATGGGGTAAAAGCGGTCGTGAAGCAAAATATGCTATTGGTTGGAACGCGTAAACTGATGAAGCGAAATAATGTGGATATCGCTTCGGCGGAAGCGGTTATGGAAGAACTTGAAGCGCAAGGAAAAACAGCCATGATCGCCAGCATCGAAGGAGAATATGCTGGAATCATAGCTGTTGCGGATACAATTAAGGAAACTTCCTTAGATGCGATCGCCAGGTTAAAAGCGATGGATATCGAGGTCATCATGATAACCGGAGATAATCAACGGACGGCTAATGCCATCGGCAATCAAGTGGGCATTGACCAAGTAATTGCCGAGGTCCTTCCTGAAGGGAAGGCGGAAGAAGTGAAAAAACTCCAGAATTCCGGTAAAAAAGTCGCGATGGTCGGTGATGGCATAAATGATGCACCTGCACTTGCCCTGGCTGATATCGGCATGGCTATCGGAACCGGCACGGATATAGCGATGGAAGCAGCGGACATCACCCTGATCCGCGGTGATTTAAACAGTATTGCCGACGCAATTCTCATGAGCAGGAAAACGATGCGGAATATTAAACAAAACCTGTTTTGGGCCTTTGCTTATAACGTAATCGGAATACCGATCGCGGCAATCGGGCTGCTTGCCCCTTGGTTAGCTGGAGCTGCAATGGCCTTCAGTTCTGTTTCAGTCGTATTGAATGCGCTCCGCCTTCAAAGGGTGAAGCTCTAA
- a CDS encoding helix-turn-helix domain-containing protein: MANKAEVLMHPVRMKISQVLMRNKEHGMTPLEMVKTIEGVPQATLYRHIQAMLDAGIIRIIKEKKVKSVSEKYYALNEMEATINVEDWKKASAEKKLDYVSLYQLSLMTQYQSYLTKMEERNGKEDGATFSIVELKLAEDRFMQFQNELNDLMTKYYHSSGKEKDAPVRTIAVTIIPES; the protein is encoded by the coding sequence ATGGCCAATAAAGCTGAAGTTTTAATGCATCCGGTACGAATGAAAATTTCACAGGTCCTGATGAGGAATAAAGAACATGGCATGACTCCATTGGAAATGGTAAAAACCATTGAAGGAGTGCCTCAAGCAACTCTATATAGACATATACAAGCTATGCTGGATGCTGGCATTATCCGCATCATTAAAGAAAAAAAGGTCAAATCCGTTTCGGAAAAATATTACGCATTAAATGAAATGGAAGCTACAATCAATGTGGAAGATTGGAAAAAAGCTTCCGCTGAGAAGAAGCTGGATTATGTTTCCCTTTATCAATTATCACTTATGACCCAATACCAAAGTTATTTGACGAAAATGGAAGAACGAAACGGTAAGGAAGATGGTGCAACCTTCTCTATAGTGGAATTAAAGCTTGCTGAGGATCGATTTATGCAATTTCAAAATGAATTAAATGATTTGATGACTAAATACTACCACTCCTCTGGAAAAGAAAAAGATGCACCTGTAAGGACGATTGCCGTTACCATTATTCCAGAAAGTTAA
- a CDS encoding MFS transporter, producing the protein MSKFRSHNEQNTKHSIDKHALIFGLISVFLCGIGFSIIMPVVPFLVQPYTSNPGEQAIVVTLLTSVYAVCVFFAAPVLGALSDKYGRRPLLLLCLLGSAIGYIVFGLGGALWVLFAGRIIEGITGGSISTIFAYFADIIPAEQRTKYFGWVSAVVGVGTVIGPTLGGLLAEFGNSVPLYFGAAITLLNVVYGTLYMPESLDKNDRLKEMTFVRLNPFTQLANVLSMKNLKRLLVSAFLLWIPNGSLQAVFSQFTMDTFSWKPALIGLMFSIMGFQDIISQGFIMPKLLMKLSDKQIAILGMVSEIIGYSLIALSALFSFYPLFIAGMFIFGFGDSIFGPSFNGMLSKSVDSSEQGRIQGGSQSIQALARMIGPLIGGQLYVTIGHAAPAFMGMILITAAIVVLHKGFYISG; encoded by the coding sequence ATGTCAAAATTTAGATCACACAATGAACAGAACACAAAACATTCCATAGATAAACATGCTTTAATATTCGGTCTTATCTCTGTGTTTCTTTGCGGAATAGGCTTCAGTATCATAATGCCCGTCGTCCCATTTTTAGTGCAGCCTTATACAAGCAATCCGGGAGAACAGGCTATAGTCGTTACGCTGCTGACCTCTGTTTATGCAGTTTGCGTGTTTTTCGCGGCCCCGGTACTTGGAGCCTTAAGTGACAAATATGGTCGTCGTCCATTGCTATTGCTTTGCCTTTTGGGTTCTGCAATCGGGTATATCGTTTTTGGCTTAGGTGGAGCTTTATGGGTACTATTTGCTGGGCGCATAATAGAAGGCATAACGGGCGGGAGCATAAGCACGATCTTCGCCTATTTTGCAGACATCATTCCTGCAGAACAGAGAACCAAATATTTTGGCTGGGTAAGTGCCGTTGTAGGTGTCGGCACTGTCATTGGTCCGACTCTAGGCGGATTGCTTGCCGAGTTCGGTAATTCTGTACCTCTGTATTTCGGTGCAGCAATAACATTATTGAATGTTGTTTATGGAACCCTATATATGCCTGAGAGCCTCGACAAAAATGATAGACTGAAAGAGATGACCTTTGTTAGACTGAATCCTTTTACACAGCTTGCAAACGTACTTTCCATGAAAAACTTGAAAAGGCTGCTTGTCTCAGCGTTCTTACTTTGGATACCCAACGGATCTTTACAGGCAGTTTTTTCACAATTTACAATGGATACCTTCAGCTGGAAGCCTGCACTAATCGGACTAATGTTTTCGATCATGGGCTTCCAAGACATCATTTCACAAGGTTTCATCATGCCTAAGCTTTTAATGAAACTTAGTGATAAACAGATAGCGATACTTGGAATGGTTTCAGAGATTATAGGCTACAGTCTTATAGCACTATCTGCTTTGTTTTCATTTTATCCTCTTTTTATCGCGGGGATGTTTATATTTGGATTTGGGGATTCGATCTTTGGGCCTTCATTCAATGGGATGCTCTCCAAGTCTGTCGATTCTAGTGAACAAGGAAGGATCCAAGGAGGTAGCCAATCCATTCAGGCTTTAGCAAGAATGATTGGACCCCTCATTGGTGGGCAATTGTATGTAACAATTGGGCATGCAGCACCCGCTTTTATGGGAATGATCCTTATAACAGCGGCAATCGTGGTTTTGCATAAGGGTTTCTATATTAGTGGGTAA
- a CDS encoding histidine kinase N-terminal 7TM domain-containing diguanylate cyclase, with translation MLTVHAFITVICTSGVLNLYLCLYVFVKRYNYTNIANFFVLYSAFITIYCFASAFCLMATTLEQIKFWTIIEYIGMPFSPPLGLMFIMHYLGMKITRKLGIFLITIPSISLLMVATNDLHHLHYRVFEIDPALGAPYIHQEIGIWYMFHGVFTFACMFVAFLLLLSHWKETAKIYRLQIFSLICGQFFPMLTAFIYLLGYTPPGFDPVPMVLWLSSLLYLWSISSSRMFTLMPIAKDTIFNSIKDGVIVLDESYRLIEFNQACKSMFPKMNKLLFGMDFEKIWFILTSGDTFPLKLDNSESTCEIELAIDHSKHIYQVRASSLHHANIKGVLIIFTDITELKRLQVKLEHLAYHDELTQIYNRRAFFEKCEKEFPLAKEGSLPFTIILMDIDHFKRVNDTYGHHIGDQLLKHVVRACQTQLKEGTLFARYGGEEFVLALKGTVSEAESLANQLCRYIETQALSTAAEVISVTISCGVSEAIIGIGETLYQLLHKADEALYSAKRAGRNQVHVYKESAPTILERPI, from the coding sequence GTGTTGACAGTCCATGCTTTTATAACTGTAATCTGTACCTCAGGAGTACTTAATTTGTATTTATGCCTATACGTTTTTGTCAAGCGCTATAACTATACCAATATTGCTAATTTTTTTGTTCTTTACTCTGCTTTCATTACCATTTATTGTTTCGCTTCTGCCTTTTGCTTAATGGCAACAACGCTTGAACAAATTAAGTTTTGGACAATCATTGAATATATTGGCATGCCCTTTTCTCCACCTTTAGGTTTAATGTTTATCATGCATTATCTTGGAATGAAAATCACAAGAAAATTAGGTATTTTTCTTATCACTATCCCTTCCATTAGTTTACTAATGGTGGCTACAAATGATTTACATCATTTACATTACAGAGTATTTGAAATTGACCCTGCTTTAGGGGCTCCATATATTCACCAAGAAATAGGCATTTGGTATATGTTCCATGGTGTTTTCACATTTGCTTGCATGTTTGTAGCTTTTTTACTATTACTCTCTCACTGGAAAGAGACAGCCAAGATTTATCGACTGCAAATATTCTCGTTAATTTGCGGGCAATTTTTCCCTATGCTAACAGCCTTTATATACTTACTTGGATATACTCCCCCAGGATTCGATCCAGTGCCAATGGTTTTATGGCTTTCTTCACTTTTATATTTATGGTCCATTAGCTCATCACGTATGTTCACTCTTATGCCCATCGCTAAAGATACGATTTTCAATAGTATCAAAGATGGTGTAATCGTATTGGATGAATCTTATCGATTAATAGAGTTTAACCAAGCATGTAAAAGCATGTTTCCAAAAATGAATAAACTCTTGTTTGGCATGGACTTTGAAAAGATTTGGTTCATACTTACATCAGGAGATACCTTTCCTTTAAAATTAGATAATAGTGAGTCCACTTGTGAAATTGAATTAGCGATCGATCATTCAAAGCATATTTATCAAGTTCGCGCTTCTTCATTGCATCATGCAAATATTAAAGGTGTGTTGATCATTTTCACTGATATCACGGAGCTAAAAAGACTACAGGTGAAGTTGGAGCATCTAGCTTATCATGATGAGCTCACACAAATTTATAATCGCCGAGCATTTTTTGAAAAATGCGAAAAAGAGTTTCCTCTAGCAAAAGAGGGTTCGCTGCCATTTACGATCATTTTAATGGATATAGACCATTTTAAAAGAGTGAATGATACTTATGGTCATCATATTGGCGATCAATTACTAAAGCATGTGGTACGTGCTTGTCAAACGCAACTGAAGGAAGGTACTCTATTTGCTCGTTATGGCGGTGAAGAGTTTGTCCTCGCACTGAAGGGCACGGTATCCGAGGCTGAAAGCTTAGCAAATCAGTTATGCAGGTATATCGAGACACAGGCTTTAAGTACGGCTGCAGAAGTCATTTCCGTTACAATAAGCTGCGGGGTATCCGAGGCAATAATTGGGATAGGGGAAACATTATATCAGCTTTTACATAAAGCGGATGAAGCTTTATACTCTGCAAAACGAGCTGGTCGCAACCAAGTACATGTATATAAAGAAAGTGCCCCCACCATTCTGGAGAGACCTATCTAA
- a CDS encoding glycoside hydrolase family 73 protein codes for MTRANMGKMILATLILVTALKLMEFFDTTYISTEKMEEIQQLVDESSVGKIQVNWKDVTAIASVEYTLDTVTTEELVKTTSLFMEKKGERYRLKEMAEVTEALAYDEKQVKEVKAFRKYLNEGGIFSKMERGDSVQRSFISSLKGEAIENYKIYGILPSITIAQAILESGWGKSELSRKYNNLFGIKSYNWDGESAHIRTSEFHDEHVQADFRVYETVSDSLRDHSVFLTENPRYERHGLFAAKTYMEQAAALQEAGYSTKENEAGEKIYSELLMELIRQYQLQLIDSEAHLEYG; via the coding sequence ATGACGCGAGCAAATATGGGTAAGATGATTTTGGCTACATTGATATTGGTAACTGCACTAAAATTAATGGAATTCTTTGATACCACCTACATTTCCACAGAAAAAATGGAAGAAATCCAACAGCTGGTTGATGAATCGAGTGTCGGGAAAATTCAGGTGAACTGGAAAGACGTAACTGCAATAGCAAGTGTCGAATATACATTGGACACAGTGACGACAGAAGAATTAGTAAAAACGACAAGTCTTTTCATGGAGAAGAAAGGAGAGCGATATCGCTTGAAAGAAATGGCTGAAGTCACAGAAGCATTAGCTTATGATGAAAAACAAGTTAAAGAAGTAAAAGCTTTTAGAAAATATTTAAATGAGGGTGGTATTTTCTCGAAAATGGAAAGAGGCGATAGTGTGCAAAGAAGTTTTATTTCTAGCCTAAAGGGGGAGGCCATTGAAAATTATAAAATTTATGGCATCCTTCCCTCTATAACAATAGCCCAAGCCATATTGGAATCGGGTTGGGGGAAGTCGGAGCTCTCAAGGAAGTATAATAATTTATTTGGCATAAAAAGCTATAATTGGGATGGTGAGTCGGCCCATATTCGTACGAGTGAATTTCATGATGAGCATGTCCAAGCTGATTTTAGAGTATATGAAACGGTTTCCGATTCACTTCGTGACCACTCCGTGTTTTTAACTGAAAACCCGAGGTACGAGAGACATGGTTTATTTGCTGCCAAAACTTATATGGAGCAGGCTGCCGCATTACAGGAAGCCGGGTATAGTACGAAGGAAAATGAAGCCGGTGAGAAAATTTATAGTGAGCTATTAATGGAATTAATCAGGCAATATCAATTACAATTGATTGATAGTGAAGCTCATCTTGAATATGGGTAA